A single region of the Brachypodium distachyon strain Bd21 chromosome 3, Brachypodium_distachyon_v3.0, whole genome shotgun sequence genome encodes:
- the LOC112271848 gene encoding uncharacterized protein LOC112271848 isoform X2 produces MDIGMYSGRIWAMGSGSHILNKYSSAVITDFGSSNSVSFARTSARTSTSTLFFIHSSQLWLPPRWPRLHLPLRCRQTLPLHLRMVAGFVTMDLKGCRGTRCAGVVRKKSPNVSVDLSDNENHPNFHTPTKKRRNRATKYTNHKKVGFKCSPGKLKEVVDKLSGDQREWVKEIFLGSLLNVSAKKLPRALTIWLVNQVNCDKGTLDIHNTQFRIKPLIHKLLGIPSGAHKVPVPVLSRWGKYKIFSSPEEYADFRDNKLGKGKKVKDEIKFLIGCNDKIKFQKHFLLLALCIYLAPSSSYLVSTKFLNVVTSDLNALKDLGWCSFVADYIIEAYLHGCR; encoded by the exons ATGGATATAGGAATGTATTCCGGCCGTATTTGGGCGATGGGAAGTGGGTCTCATATATTAAACAAATATTCTAGCGCGGTGATAACAG ATTTCGGATCTAGTAACTCAGTGTCTTTTGCTCGAACATCTGCTCGAACATCGACGTCGACATTGTTTTTCATCCACAGTTCCCAGTTGTGGCTTCCTCCAAGATGGCCgcgcctccatctccctctGCGGTGCAGGCAAACCCTGCCACTGCACCTGCGTATGGTGGCAGGGTTTGTGACCATGGATCTGAAAGGATGCCGTGGAACTCGATGTGCAG GTGTTGTGAGAAAGAAATCACCCAATGTTTCTGTGGACCTTTCCGACAATGAAAATCATCCCAATTTTCATACCCcgacaaaaaaaaggaggaatcGTGCAACAAAGTACACAAATCACAAA AAAGTTGGATTCAAATGTTCGCCTGGTAAGCTGAAAGAGGTTGTCGACAAGCTTTCAGGTGATCAACGGGAATGGGTTAAGGAGATATTTTTAGGAAGCCTGTTAAACGTATCAGCCAAGAAGCTTCCAAGGGCGTTAACGATTTGGTTGGTAAATCAGGTTAATTGCGACAAAGGGACTCTTGACATTCATAACACTCAATTTCGAATCAAACCGCTGATTCATAAATTACTTGGTATTCCGTCTGGTGCACACAAGGTGCCTGTCCCTGTTTTAAGTCGTTGGGGAAAGTACAAAATTTTCTCCTCTCCTGAAGAGTATGCTGACTTTAGAGATAATAAGCTTGGAAAGGGTAAAAAGGTGAAAGATGAGATAAAATTTCTCATCGGATGCAATGACAAGATCAAGTTCCAGAAACATTTCCTATTGCTCGCATTGTGCATCTACCTAGCTCCTTCTAGCAGCTACCTTGTGAGCACAAAATTTCTGAATGTTGTCACCAGTGATCTCAATGCACTGAAAGACCTGGGCTGGTGCAGTTTCGTTGCTGATTACATTATTGAAG CTTATTTACATGGATGTCGTTGA
- the LOC112271848 gene encoding uncharacterized protein LOC112271848 isoform X3 has product MVAGFVTMDLKGCRGTRCAGVVRKKSPNVSVDLSDNENHPNFHTPTKKRRNRATKYTNHKKVGFKCSPGKLKEVVDKLSGDQREWVKEIFLGSLLNVSAKKLPRALTIWLVNQVNCDKGTLDIHNTQFRIKPLIHKLLGIPSGAHKVPVPVLSRWGKYKIFSSPEEYADFRDNKLGKGKKVKDEIKFLIGCNDKIKFQKHFLLLALCIYLAPSSSYLVSTKFLNVVTSDLNALKDLGWCSFVADYIIEGIRDYLDSMITAKYIHGCLIAGKICFPSFLHN; this is encoded by the exons ATGGTGGCAGGGTTTGTGACCATGGATCTGAAAGGATGCCGTGGAACTCGATGTGCAG GTGTTGTGAGAAAGAAATCACCCAATGTTTCTGTGGACCTTTCCGACAATGAAAATCATCCCAATTTTCATACCCcgacaaaaaaaaggaggaatcGTGCAACAAAGTACACAAATCACAAA AAAGTTGGATTCAAATGTTCGCCTGGTAAGCTGAAAGAGGTTGTCGACAAGCTTTCAGGTGATCAACGGGAATGGGTTAAGGAGATATTTTTAGGAAGCCTGTTAAACGTATCAGCCAAGAAGCTTCCAAGGGCGTTAACGATTTGGTTGGTAAATCAGGTTAATTGCGACAAAGGGACTCTTGACATTCATAACACTCAATTTCGAATCAAACCGCTGATTCATAAATTACTTGGTATTCCGTCTGGTGCACACAAGGTGCCTGTCCCTGTTTTAAGTCGTTGGGGAAAGTACAAAATTTTCTCCTCTCCTGAAGAGTATGCTGACTTTAGAGATAATAAGCTTGGAAAGGGTAAAAAGGTGAAAGATGAGATAAAATTTCTCATCGGATGCAATGACAAGATCAAGTTCCAGAAACATTTCCTATTGCTCGCATTGTGCATCTACCTAGCTCCTTCTAGCAGCTACCTTGTGAGCACAAAATTTCTGAATGTTGTCACCAGTGATCTCAATGCACTGAAAGACCTGGGCTGGTGCAGTTTCGTTGCTGATTACATTATTGAAGGTATACGTGACTACCTGGACTCTATGATTACAGCAAAGTACATACACGGCTGCCTTATTGCTGGTAAAATTTGTTTTCCGTCTTTTTTGCACAACTAA
- the LOC112271848 gene encoding uncharacterized protein LOC112271848 isoform X1 encodes MDIGMYSGRIWAMGSGSHILNKYSSAVITDFGSSNSVSFARTSARTSTSTLFFIHSSQLWLPPRWPRLHLPLRCRQTLPLHLRMVAGFVTMDLKGCRGTRCAGVVRKKSPNVSVDLSDNENHPNFHTPTKKRRNRATKYTNHKKVGFKCSPGKLKEVVDKLSGDQREWVKEIFLGSLLNVSAKKLPRALTIWLVNQVNCDKGTLDIHNTQFRIKPLIHKLLGIPSGAHKVPVPVLSRWGKYKIFSSPEEYADFRDNKLGKGKKVKDEIKFLIGCNDKIKFQKHFLLLALCIYLAPSSSYLVSTKFLNVVTSDLNALKDLGWCSFVADYIIEGIRDYLDSMITAKYIHGCLIAGKICFPSFLHN; translated from the exons ATGGATATAGGAATGTATTCCGGCCGTATTTGGGCGATGGGAAGTGGGTCTCATATATTAAACAAATATTCTAGCGCGGTGATAACAG ATTTCGGATCTAGTAACTCAGTGTCTTTTGCTCGAACATCTGCTCGAACATCGACGTCGACATTGTTTTTCATCCACAGTTCCCAGTTGTGGCTTCCTCCAAGATGGCCgcgcctccatctccctctGCGGTGCAGGCAAACCCTGCCACTGCACCTGCGTATGGTGGCAGGGTTTGTGACCATGGATCTGAAAGGATGCCGTGGAACTCGATGTGCAG GTGTTGTGAGAAAGAAATCACCCAATGTTTCTGTGGACCTTTCCGACAATGAAAATCATCCCAATTTTCATACCCcgacaaaaaaaaggaggaatcGTGCAACAAAGTACACAAATCACAAA AAAGTTGGATTCAAATGTTCGCCTGGTAAGCTGAAAGAGGTTGTCGACAAGCTTTCAGGTGATCAACGGGAATGGGTTAAGGAGATATTTTTAGGAAGCCTGTTAAACGTATCAGCCAAGAAGCTTCCAAGGGCGTTAACGATTTGGTTGGTAAATCAGGTTAATTGCGACAAAGGGACTCTTGACATTCATAACACTCAATTTCGAATCAAACCGCTGATTCATAAATTACTTGGTATTCCGTCTGGTGCACACAAGGTGCCTGTCCCTGTTTTAAGTCGTTGGGGAAAGTACAAAATTTTCTCCTCTCCTGAAGAGTATGCTGACTTTAGAGATAATAAGCTTGGAAAGGGTAAAAAGGTGAAAGATGAGATAAAATTTCTCATCGGATGCAATGACAAGATCAAGTTCCAGAAACATTTCCTATTGCTCGCATTGTGCATCTACCTAGCTCCTTCTAGCAGCTACCTTGTGAGCACAAAATTTCTGAATGTTGTCACCAGTGATCTCAATGCACTGAAAGACCTGGGCTGGTGCAGTTTCGTTGCTGATTACATTATTGAAGGTATACGTGACTACCTGGACTCTATGATTACAGCAAAGTACATACACGGCTGCCTTATTGCTGGTAAAATTTGTTTTCCGTCTTTTTTGCACAACTAA